A window of the Cellvibrio sp. pealriver genome harbors these coding sequences:
- the sufD gene encoding Fe-S cluster assembly protein SufD gives MSDFQHQAIKLAAQQTPLSWLESLRSNAADSWLAQPWPTRKTEHWKYTPMQGLQKTQLQSWGAAANQSECKGVQQDFMPLDAYRLVFVNGVFDTQLSGELPQAIVRFSQADSDQQALIEQYLGAIVEGDRHLFATLNSAWLDDGILLHVPRNQVLDKPVYLVNIITAPAVAVNQRLLVVLEENSRAEVIEHYLSSDNVQDSFANSLTEIHIGDNASLHHYRLNLEQEAAQHIGAVHVDLQRNARLRGFAIALGSRLMRIDYQMNHRGQGAELDLQGVYVPRNQQVVDYHTNICHWVPHCTSNEVFRGIVSDSAQAIFNGRIYIHKDAQKTLAELSNKNLLTSNKAEINTKPELEIYADDVKCAHGATISQLNENARYYLQSRGLSRAEADVMLSFGFINELLEQIAQPVVHDYLQPRLAHLFGRDNSLNIIANAVESSNA, from the coding sequence ATGAGTGATTTTCAACATCAGGCAATTAAACTTGCTGCTCAGCAAACGCCGTTAAGTTGGTTGGAATCGCTGCGTTCCAATGCGGCTGACAGTTGGTTGGCTCAACCTTGGCCTACGCGTAAAACCGAGCATTGGAAATATACGCCTATGCAGGGGCTGCAAAAAACACAATTGCAAAGCTGGGGCGCTGCAGCAAACCAAAGTGAGTGCAAAGGTGTGCAGCAGGATTTTATGCCGCTGGACGCTTACCGTTTGGTATTTGTAAATGGTGTGTTTGATACCCAGCTATCTGGTGAATTGCCGCAGGCGATTGTACGCTTTTCCCAGGCGGATTCGGATCAACAGGCGCTAATTGAACAATACCTTGGAGCTATCGTTGAGGGCGATCGCCATTTGTTTGCGACGCTCAATAGCGCTTGGTTGGATGACGGTATTTTGTTGCATGTGCCGCGCAACCAAGTGCTCGATAAACCGGTTTACCTCGTTAATATTATTACTGCACCTGCGGTTGCTGTTAATCAGCGGTTGTTGGTGGTGTTGGAAGAAAATTCGCGCGCCGAAGTGATTGAGCATTATCTGTCTAGCGATAATGTGCAAGATAGCTTCGCTAATTCGCTGACTGAGATCCATATTGGTGACAATGCGAGTTTGCATCATTACCGGTTAAATTTGGAACAGGAGGCTGCCCAGCATATTGGTGCTGTGCATGTGGATTTGCAGCGCAACGCCCGTTTGCGTGGTTTTGCTATCGCTTTGGGTTCGCGTTTAATGCGCATTGATTATCAGATGAATCACCGCGGTCAAGGTGCAGAGCTTGATTTGCAGGGTGTTTATGTTCCGCGTAACCAGCAAGTGGTGGATTACCACACGAATATTTGCCACTGGGTTCCTCACTGCACCTCGAATGAAGTGTTTCGCGGTATTGTGAGCGATTCTGCGCAGGCTATTTTCAATGGACGTATTTACATTCATAAAGATGCACAAAAAACCCTTGCTGAGCTCAGCAATAAAAATTTGCTCACATCAAATAAAGCTGAAATTAATACCAAACCTGAATTGGAAATTTATGCTGATGATGTGAAGTGTGCCCACGGCGCGACGATCAGTCAGCTAAATGAAAATGCTCGCTATTATCTGCAAAGCCGTGGCCTGTCGCGTGCAGAAGCGGATGTGATGCTCAGCTTTGGTTTTATCAATGAACTGTTAGAGCAAATTGCACAGCCAGTTGTGCATGATTATTTGCAACCGCGTTTGGCTCATTTGTTTGGTCGTGATAACAGCTTGAATATCATTGCAAATGCGGTGGAGTCATCTAATGCCTGA
- the sufT gene encoding putative Fe-S cluster assembly protein SufT: MSERRMVVAQADCPARRVPDGTPLVIPEGTFVTITQALGGNYTLTYHGQMVRVDGTDAHLLGLESTSIEFPAPEDDRIIEGQVWQALGSVYDPEIPVDLVNLGLIYKVEIDQSSGRVDIQMTLTAPACGMGPVLVGDVEYRVRLVPNVKSVRVELVFDPPWQRHMMSEEAQLQTGMFY; the protein is encoded by the coding sequence ATGTCTGAAAGACGCATGGTGGTTGCCCAGGCAGATTGTCCTGCGCGCCGAGTTCCTGACGGGACACCACTGGTAATTCCGGAGGGCACTTTTGTTACTATCACCCAGGCGCTGGGTGGTAACTACACTCTGACATACCATGGCCAAATGGTTCGTGTAGATGGCACTGATGCTCATCTGCTGGGGCTTGAATCGACCAGTATTGAATTTCCTGCCCCTGAAGATGATCGCATTATTGAGGGGCAGGTGTGGCAAGCCTTGGGTAGTGTCTATGACCCTGAAATTCCAGTTGATTTGGTCAATTTGGGGTTAATTTACAAAGTAGAGATTGATCAATCTTCGGGTCGAGTGGATATCCAAATGACCCTGACCGCGCCAGCTTGCGGCATGGGGCCGGTTTTGGTGGGCGACGTCGAGTATCGGGTGCGTTTGGTGCCCAACGTCAAGTCAGTCAGGGTTGAGTTAGTGTTTGACCCTCCATGGCAGCGCCACATGATGAGTGAAGAAGCCCAACTCCAGACGGGCATGTTTTATTGA
- the pilW gene encoding type IV pilus biogenesis/stability protein PilW: MNKFIKLLKLTLISCAAVVALSGCVSESKGKTGKAVKQINTVKALELHVQLANGYIDKGNRESARHHLRKASDIKKNSPEATEALARLYQLEGEPVLAEKTFKQALKLKKNFTLANNNYGVFLFGARRYEEALAQFELAASDLDYDGRALALVNVGRTAILLGKNERAKAAFEHASVLDRGISEPLIELADMNFQQQDYAEAKKYLDRYQSLGQQSARALLLGIRLERIFGNKDKEASYLLVLKNRFPYSKEYLEYKQTMM; the protein is encoded by the coding sequence ATGAATAAATTTATAAAATTGCTGAAATTAACCCTTATATCTTGTGCTGCTGTTGTTGCTCTTTCAGGTTGCGTCTCTGAAAGCAAAGGCAAAACCGGTAAGGCAGTTAAACAGATCAATACGGTCAAAGCACTTGAGCTACATGTACAGCTGGCTAATGGCTACATTGACAAAGGTAACCGCGAGTCAGCAAGACATCATTTGCGTAAAGCATCTGATATAAAGAAAAACTCTCCTGAAGCAACTGAAGCTTTGGCGCGTCTTTATCAGTTGGAGGGGGAGCCAGTTCTAGCAGAAAAAACGTTTAAGCAGGCGCTCAAACTCAAGAAAAATTTTACTCTGGCCAATAATAACTACGGTGTATTTTTATTTGGTGCAAGACGTTATGAAGAAGCATTAGCGCAATTTGAACTTGCAGCGAGTGACCTTGACTATGACGGGCGGGCATTGGCACTGGTCAATGTTGGACGGACAGCTATATTGCTTGGGAAAAATGAACGCGCAAAGGCAGCGTTTGAGCATGCATCTGTGTTGGATAGAGGAATTTCAGAGCCCTTGATTGAATTGGCTGATATGAACTTTCAGCAGCAGGATTATGCAGAAGCAAAAAAATATTTGGATAGATACCAATCATTGGGTCAACAATCGGCACGTGCATTATTGTTAGGGATACGTCTGGAGCGCATATTTGGCAACAAGGACAAAGAAGCCAGTTATTTATTGGTATTGAAAAACCGATTTCCTTATTCCAAAGAATATTTGGAATACAAGCAAACGATGATGTAA
- a CDS encoding aminotransferase class V-fold PLP-dependent enzyme, with the protein MRKPVYLDYAATTPVAPEVAARMAQCLTFDGTFANSASRSHVYGWQAEEIVEEARAQVASLIDADTREIVWTSGATEANNLALKGIAETYRATHTQGGHIIVSAIEHKAVLDPATWLESQGFRVTRLQPGSDGIITAAGLEAAFQDDTFLVSIMLVNNELGSINDVKCLVDVCKPRGILFHCDAAQAAGKIEVNVKKLGVDLLSLSAHKFYGPKGVGALYVRRAGEVKVAAQIHGGGHERMMRSGTLATHQLIGMGGAAELAREQLSEDSLRIATLRDRLWEGIANLPNVTRNGSPSCCVGGILNVAFGNIDGEMLLLSLRDLAISSGSACNSASMSPSYVLKAIGLSDEHAQASLRFSIGRYTTVDEIEFAIEHLRSVIAKLNKA; encoded by the coding sequence TTGCGCAAACCTGTTTACTTGGATTACGCGGCCACTACACCTGTTGCGCCTGAGGTGGCTGCGCGTATGGCGCAGTGCCTTACGTTTGATGGCACTTTTGCCAATTCTGCATCCCGCTCGCATGTTTATGGTTGGCAAGCAGAAGAAATCGTTGAAGAAGCGCGAGCGCAGGTTGCCAGCCTTATTGATGCCGATACACGCGAAATCGTGTGGACCAGTGGCGCAACCGAAGCCAATAATCTGGCATTAAAAGGGATTGCAGAAACCTATCGCGCGACTCATACCCAAGGCGGCCACATTATCGTCTCGGCAATTGAACACAAGGCTGTGCTTGATCCTGCGACATGGCTTGAGTCGCAAGGTTTTCGTGTTACTCGATTGCAGCCGGGCAGCGATGGAATTATCACGGCAGCCGGCCTGGAAGCTGCATTTCAGGACGATACTTTTCTCGTCAGTATTATGCTCGTCAACAATGAGTTGGGGAGCATCAATGATGTGAAATGCTTGGTCGATGTATGCAAGCCGCGCGGCATTTTATTCCACTGTGATGCGGCGCAAGCGGCAGGGAAAATTGAGGTTAATGTAAAAAAACTGGGTGTGGATTTACTGTCGCTGTCTGCGCACAAGTTTTATGGCCCCAAAGGTGTGGGCGCGCTCTATGTTCGCCGCGCAGGTGAAGTAAAAGTAGCTGCGCAAATCCATGGTGGTGGGCACGAGCGTATGATGCGCTCCGGCACGCTGGCAACTCACCAATTAATCGGTATGGGTGGCGCCGCTGAGTTAGCGCGTGAGCAACTAAGTGAAGATTCCCTACGTATTGCCACGCTGCGTGATCGTTTATGGGAGGGGATCGCAAACCTACCGAATGTTACACGCAATGGCTCTCCGTCTTGTTGTGTGGGCGGCATTTTAAATGTGGCGTTTGGCAATATCGATGGTGAAATGCTGCTGTTGTCGTTGCGTGATTTGGCGATATCGAGCGGTTCTGCCTGTAATTCCGCCAGCATGTCCCCAAGTTATGTGCTGAAAGCAATCGGATTGAGTGATGAGCATGCCCAGGCATCCTTGCGCTTCAGCATAGGCCGCTATACCACCGTCGACGAAATTGAATTTGCGATTGAACACTTGCGAAGTGTTATCGCCAAGCTGAACAAGGCTTGA
- the sufC gene encoding Fe-S cluster assembly ATPase SufC — MLRITDLFARVEEKEILKGLNLTVNPGEVHAIMGPNGAGKSTLGNVLSGRDGYEVTGGSIDFNGKPLFDLEIEERAREGLFLAFQYPVEIPGVSNMEFLKAAVDAKRKHKGEAELSAVEFMKMAREASKRVSLDQAFLKRGVNEGFSGGEKKRNEIMQMMLLEPSLCILDETDSGLDIDALQVVANGVNAMRSSERSFIVVTHYQRLLDYIVPDYVHVLANGRIVKTGGKELALELEEKGYGWLEQEAV; from the coding sequence ATGTTGCGCATTACTGATTTGTTCGCCCGTGTTGAAGAAAAAGAAATTCTGAAAGGATTAAATCTGACGGTTAATCCGGGCGAAGTCCACGCCATTATGGGCCCAAACGGTGCAGGAAAAAGTACATTGGGTAATGTGTTATCCGGCCGTGACGGCTATGAGGTAACGGGTGGTAGTATCGATTTTAACGGCAAGCCCTTGTTCGATTTGGAAATAGAAGAGCGCGCGCGCGAAGGTTTGTTTTTGGCGTTTCAATATCCGGTTGAAATCCCGGGTGTGAGCAACATGGAATTTTTAAAAGCTGCCGTGGATGCCAAGCGTAAGCACAAAGGTGAAGCTGAGCTTTCAGCTGTGGAATTTATGAAAATGGCACGTGAGGCCAGTAAGCGTGTAAGTCTCGATCAAGCGTTTTTAAAACGCGGTGTGAATGAAGGTTTCTCGGGCGGTGAAAAGAAACGCAACGAAATTATGCAAATGATGTTGCTTGAGCCGAGTTTGTGCATTCTTGATGAAACCGATTCGGGTTTGGATATTGATGCTCTGCAAGTAGTAGCGAATGGTGTTAACGCCATGCGCTCTTCCGAGCGCAGTTTTATTGTTGTTACTCACTACCAGCGTTTGCTGGATTACATTGTGCCGGACTATGTTCATGTGTTGGCAAATGGCCGTATTGTCAAAACGGGCGGTAAAGAATTGGCCTTGGAGTTGGAAGAAAAAGGTTACGGTTGGCTTGAGCAAGAGGCTGTATAA
- a CDS encoding SufE family protein, with protein MTQFGIDVTADDIIESLGFFDNWEERYKYIIDLGKELPPMDERLRTDEYIVRGCQSQVWLVDEWRDGKLFFLADSDAFIVKGLLGVVLAAFNGKTPGEILVFDVDGYFKQLDLLQHLSSTRGNGLKAMVKRIQDRARSVQ; from the coding sequence ATGACCCAATTTGGTATAGACGTTACCGCCGATGACATTATCGAAAGTCTGGGCTTTTTCGATAATTGGGAAGAGCGTTACAAATACATTATTGACCTTGGCAAAGAATTGCCGCCGATGGATGAGCGTTTACGTACTGATGAGTATATTGTGCGGGGTTGTCAGAGCCAGGTGTGGCTGGTCGATGAATGGCGTGATGGAAAGTTGTTTTTCCTTGCCGACAGCGATGCTTTCATCGTCAAGGGGTTGCTCGGTGTTGTTTTGGCAGCATTTAATGGCAAAACCCCTGGCGAGATTCTCGTGTTTGATGTCGATGGCTATTTCAAGCAGCTGGACTTGCTGCAGCATTTGAGTTCGACCAGAGGTAATGGGCTTAAGGCGATGGTGAAGCGTATCCAGGATCGAGCAAGAAGCGTCCAATAA
- the ndk gene encoding nucleoside-diphosphate kinase produces the protein MAVEQTLSIIKPDAVSKNHIGEIVARFEKAGLKIVAQRMMLLSRVQAEGFYAEHKGRPFFDGLVDFMTSGPVVVQVLSGENAILANRELMGATDPAKAAPGTIRADFAQAIDANAVHGSDSPASAAREIAYFFASNEIVLR, from the coding sequence ATGGCTGTTGAACAAACCTTATCGATCATTAAACCGGATGCTGTAAGTAAAAACCACATTGGTGAAATTGTTGCTCGCTTTGAAAAGGCAGGGCTCAAGATAGTTGCCCAACGCATGATGTTGCTGAGTCGTGTGCAGGCAGAAGGTTTTTATGCTGAACACAAAGGTCGTCCGTTTTTTGATGGATTGGTCGATTTTATGACATCTGGTCCTGTTGTCGTTCAAGTGCTTTCTGGTGAGAACGCCATTTTAGCCAACCGTGAATTGATGGGAGCAACTGATCCTGCCAAAGCGGCACCGGGCACTATTCGCGCTGATTTTGCCCAAGCAATTGATGCCAATGCGGTGCATGGTTCTGATTCTCCCGCGTCTGCTGCGCGTGAAATTGCGTATTTCTTTGCCAGCAACGAAATCGTTCTTCGTTAA
- a CDS encoding iron-sulfur cluster assembly accessory protein, translated as MSIASFDPQLETVSVTAAAAAHFKRQLDASESSSAVRLSVKQSGCTGWMYVVDLVSEAKADDLHVPLDGGIELLVDAKSLSVVSGTEIDYVTEGLNHQLKFNNPRVKDYCGCGESFSVN; from the coding sequence ATGAGTATCGCTTCATTTGATCCGCAATTGGAAACCGTTTCGGTGACAGCGGCAGCTGCTGCTCATTTCAAACGTCAGTTGGATGCGAGTGAATCATCCTCCGCAGTGCGATTGAGTGTTAAGCAGAGCGGTTGTACAGGTTGGATGTATGTTGTTGATTTGGTGTCAGAAGCCAAAGCAGATGATTTACATGTGCCTTTGGATGGTGGTATCGAGTTGCTGGTCGATGCAAAAAGTTTATCGGTGGTCAGTGGTACGGAGATCGATTACGTCACTGAGGGGCTGAATCACCAACTTAAATTCAATAATCCACGTGTGAAAGATTATTGTGGCTGCGGCGAAAGCTTCAGCGTCAACTGA
- the rlmN gene encoding 23S rRNA (adenine(2503)-C(2))-methyltransferase RlmN, with amino-acid sequence MTDVSSSTISASAVTAEGSAKTNLLGLPEAKLVAFFESIGEKKFRAIQVMKWIHQFGADNFDDMTNVSKALRAKLKDIAEIRLPEVVQQFDSADGTRKFLIRVSGNNVIETVFIPDGDRGTLCVSSQVGCSLDCSFCATGKQGFNRDLTAAEIIGQVWIAAKSFGQLQPNGPRSVTNVVMMGMGEPLLNFDNVVDAMNLMMHDNAYGISKRRVTLSTSGVVPQLDRLSQFTDACLAISLHAPNDELRNELVPINRKYPIAMLLDSAKRYIEAMPDTHRKITIEYTLIDQVNDRPHHARELAELLRDVPVKINLIPFNPFNLSNYKRVSNNALRKFQDILMEEGYITTVRTTRGDDIDAACGQLAGQVNDVTRRSERYRAQFDEVQAVKIIGQ; translated from the coding sequence ATGACTGATGTATCCAGTTCCACTATTTCCGCGAGCGCGGTTACCGCAGAGGGCTCTGCCAAAACAAACCTGCTCGGTTTGCCGGAGGCAAAACTGGTCGCTTTTTTTGAATCGATTGGTGAAAAAAAGTTTCGTGCCATTCAGGTGATGAAATGGATTCATCAATTCGGTGCAGATAATTTCGACGATATGACTAACGTAAGCAAAGCCTTGCGTGCGAAGTTAAAAGATATTGCTGAAATTCGTTTGCCCGAAGTGGTTCAGCAATTTGATTCTGCTGACGGAACGCGCAAGTTTCTAATTCGTGTCAGTGGCAACAATGTGATAGAAACGGTATTTATTCCGGATGGTGATCGCGGGACACTTTGTGTTTCATCACAGGTCGGTTGCTCTTTGGATTGTAGTTTTTGTGCAACGGGAAAACAGGGTTTTAACCGTGATCTGACTGCCGCTGAAATCATCGGTCAGGTTTGGATTGCAGCAAAATCGTTTGGGCAGTTACAACCCAATGGCCCACGTAGCGTCACCAACGTAGTGATGATGGGTATGGGGGAGCCGTTGCTCAATTTTGATAATGTTGTCGATGCAATGAATTTAATGATGCACGATAACGCATACGGAATTTCCAAGCGCCGCGTTACATTAAGTACTTCAGGTGTGGTTCCGCAATTGGATCGGCTTAGCCAATTTACTGACGCGTGCCTGGCGATTTCATTGCACGCACCTAATGATGAGCTGCGTAATGAGCTGGTACCAATCAATCGCAAATATCCTATTGCGATGTTATTGGATTCTGCAAAACGTTATATCGAAGCGATGCCTGACACCCATCGCAAAATTACGATTGAATATACATTAATTGATCAGGTAAATGATCGTCCTCATCATGCACGCGAACTAGCGGAACTACTGCGCGACGTGCCGGTCAAGATAAATCTCATCCCCTTTAATCCCTTCAATCTGTCTAACTATAAACGAGTGAGTAATAACGCACTGCGTAAGTTTCAAGACATTTTGATGGAAGAAGGGTATATCACCACTGTACGGACTACGCGTGGCGATGATATTGATGCAGCTTGTGGCCAATTAGCTGGGCAGGTAAATGATGTTACCCGTCGCAGTGAACGTTACCGTGCTCAATTTGATGAAGTGCAAGCGGTAAAGATTATCGGCCAATAA
- a CDS encoding RodZ domain-containing protein — protein sequence MASDDDKKTTDDSRFRELSPGKLLVWARERAGLTQEQVAKELYMTMTKVRALESDDYRHMASDTFTRGYIRAYANFVKLDVEQVLSAYDRHAQKHGLVEQVMPRRVESPNKPIWQFITLLLLVLFVLWLISIWFFDNRQKETYNKPATIVPPAETVMSATVVQSFSSGYTISSSATSSSSIENSAVPPAVLDAASTHEVGNSSSSSSIAATSAAASSRILKLESTSQTFSGALDVIGFHFTEECWLEVSDANGDALIADLQTPGSQLTLQGVAPFDVKLGNAPAVKIELNGDMIEVVPALGTNVLSLKVGKPKSE from the coding sequence ATGGCATCTGATGACGATAAAAAAACAACTGACGATAGTCGGTTTCGTGAATTGTCACCTGGCAAGCTACTTGTTTGGGCGCGCGAGCGTGCCGGTCTAACTCAGGAACAAGTCGCTAAAGAACTTTATATGACGATGACAAAAGTGCGTGCGCTGGAGTCGGATGATTATCGTCATATGGCATCAGATACTTTTACCCGCGGTTATATTCGTGCTTATGCCAATTTCGTTAAATTGGACGTGGAGCAGGTGTTATCTGCATATGATCGTCATGCCCAGAAGCATGGATTAGTAGAGCAGGTTATGCCTCGTCGTGTTGAATCACCTAACAAACCGATATGGCAATTTATTACACTGCTGTTGTTGGTGTTGTTTGTTCTATGGCTTATCTCAATTTGGTTTTTTGATAACCGACAAAAAGAAACATATAACAAGCCTGCAACTATTGTTCCTCCGGCCGAAACAGTCATGAGTGCAACTGTAGTTCAATCGTTCAGTTCCGGTTATACAATATCCAGTAGTGCTACAAGTTCCTCGAGTATAGAAAATTCCGCGGTACCTCCAGCTGTTCTTGATGCTGCTTCGACACATGAGGTTGGAAACTCTTCATCATCCAGTAGTATAGCTGCAACCTCAGCTGCTGCGTCCTCCCGGATTCTGAAACTTGAATCTACAAGCCAGACATTTTCCGGTGCGTTGGATGTTATTGGATTTCATTTTACTGAAGAGTGTTGGCTTGAAGTCAGTGATGCCAATGGCGATGCTTTAATTGCCGACTTACAAACACCTGGAAGCCAGTTAACGTTACAGGGTGTTGCTCCTTTTGATGTGAAATTGGGAAATGCCCCCGCAGTA
- the sufB gene encoding Fe-S cluster assembly protein SufB, whose translation MSEQVEHLIKKEYAAGFHTTIDSETLPPGLNEDVIRFISAKKNEPEWLLEWRLKAYQAWLEMTEPEWAHVKYDDIDFQAVSYYSAPKSMDSKPKSLDEVDPELLRTYEKLGIPLHEQAALAGVAMDVVFDSVSVVTTFREKLLEAGVIFCSISEAVQKYPELIKKYIGSVVPQKDNYYAALNSAVFSDGSFVYIPKGVRCPMELSTYFRINEQNTGQFERTLIVADEGSHVSYLEGCTAPMRDENQLHAAVVELIALDNAEIKYSTVQNWYPGNEEGKGGIYNFVTKRGVCHTNAKISWTQVETGSAVTWKYPSCILRGDNSVGEFYSVALTNNYQQADTGTKMIHIGKNTKSTIISKGISAGKSSNAYRGLVRINPGAEGARNYTQCDSLLIGDKCGAHTFPYIESKNPSAVIEHEATTSKVSEDQMFLCQQRGLDAEKAVSMIVNGFCREVFKELPMEFAVEAGKLLEVSLEGSVG comes from the coding sequence ATGTCTGAACAAGTCGAACATCTCATCAAAAAAGAATACGCGGCTGGCTTTCACACCACGATTGATTCAGAAACCCTGCCTCCCGGGTTGAATGAAGACGTGATCCGTTTTATTTCGGCCAAAAAGAATGAGCCGGAATGGTTGCTGGAGTGGCGACTCAAAGCTTATCAAGCTTGGTTGGAAATGACTGAGCCAGAGTGGGCACATGTCAAATACGATGATATCGATTTTCAGGCAGTGTCCTATTACTCCGCGCCAAAATCCATGGATTCAAAACCCAAAAGTCTGGATGAAGTTGATCCGGAATTGCTGCGCACCTATGAAAAGTTAGGTATTCCCCTGCATGAGCAAGCGGCGCTTGCCGGTGTTGCAATGGATGTGGTGTTCGATTCGGTTTCTGTGGTGACTACCTTCCGTGAAAAATTGCTCGAAGCGGGTGTGATTTTCTGCTCGATCAGTGAAGCGGTACAAAAATATCCGGAGCTGATAAAAAAATACATCGGCTCAGTTGTTCCGCAAAAAGACAATTACTATGCCGCACTCAATTCAGCGGTATTTTCCGATGGCTCTTTTGTGTACATCCCTAAAGGTGTGCGCTGTCCGATGGAGTTGTCTACGTATTTCCGTATTAACGAACAAAATACCGGTCAGTTCGAGCGCACGCTGATTGTGGCCGATGAAGGCTCGCACGTCAGCTACTTGGAAGGCTGCACCGCGCCCATGCGCGATGAAAATCAATTGCATGCTGCGGTAGTTGAGCTCATTGCGCTTGATAACGCTGAAATTAAATATTCCACGGTACAAAACTGGTATCCGGGTAATGAAGAAGGTAAGGGTGGTATTTACAACTTCGTAACCAAGCGCGGTGTGTGCCATACCAACGCCAAAATTTCCTGGACGCAAGTGGAGACCGGTTCTGCAGTCACCTGGAAATATCCGAGTTGTATATTGCGTGGTGATAACAGTGTTGGCGAGTTTTATTCTGTTGCGCTCACCAACAATTACCAGCAAGCCGATACCGGAACCAAGATGATCCACATCGGTAAAAACACCAAATCCACAATCATCTCCAAAGGAATTTCTGCAGGTAAAAGTTCCAATGCATACCGTGGCCTTGTGCGTATTAATCCCGGTGCAGAGGGTGCACGCAATTACACGCAATGCGATTCGCTGTTGATCGGCGATAAATGCGGGGCACACACTTTTCCTTATATCGAAAGCAAAAACCCTTCGGCGGTGATCGAGCATGAGGCTACAACGTCCAAGGTAAGTGAAGACCAAATGTTCCTATGCCAGCAGCGTGGGCTCGATGCTGAAAAAGCAGTGTCCATGATTGTGAATGGGTTTTGTCGTGAAGTTTTCAAAGAGCTCCCGATGGAGTTCGCAGTAGAGGCTGGCAAGTTGCTGGAAGTCAGCCTTGAAGGATCTGTGGGTTAA
- a CDS encoding aminotransferase class V-fold PLP-dependent enzyme — MPELLFDVEKVRADFPILHQDVNGQPLVYLDSAATTQKPNAVIDAISDYYRNDNSNVHRGAHALADRATVKFEAARAKVAAFLNAPDAKQIIWTRGTTESINLVANCWGRSNLRAGDRVLVSAMEHHSNIVPWQLVADALGASVEPIPVDVTGTIDLSAFEAMLDDRVKMVSVGHVSNALGSINPVEKIIALAHATGAKVTVDGAQAVSHWAVDVQALDCDFYAFSAHKLFGPTGLGVLYGKRELLEAMPPYQGGGEMIETVSFAGTTFNQLPYKFEAGTPDIAGAIGFGAAIDYLNSIDRKAAAAHEQALLAYAEEKARNTSGIKLIGTSANKTSVMSFILEGAHPADVGVLLDKQGIAVRTGNHCAQPIMDQYGIPGTVRASFSFYNTFAEVDRLFAAIEKAKTFLL, encoded by the coding sequence ATGCCTGAATTGCTTTTTGATGTTGAGAAGGTTCGCGCTGATTTTCCGATCCTCCATCAAGATGTGAATGGTCAGCCACTGGTTTATCTCGATAGCGCTGCAACTACGCAAAAACCGAATGCAGTTATTGATGCAATCAGCGATTACTACCGCAACGATAACAGCAACGTGCATCGTGGCGCACACGCGCTGGCAGATCGCGCCACAGTAAAGTTTGAGGCTGCTCGCGCTAAAGTGGCGGCATTTTTAAATGCGCCGGATGCAAAACAAATTATCTGGACTCGCGGTACCACCGAGAGCATTAATCTGGTGGCCAATTGTTGGGGGCGTAGCAATTTAAGAGCAGGTGATCGTGTTCTTGTCTCTGCAATGGAGCATCACTCCAATATCGTTCCTTGGCAATTAGTTGCCGATGCACTGGGGGCGAGTGTCGAGCCTATTCCGGTAGATGTGACAGGCACCATCGATTTGTCGGCATTCGAGGCGATGCTGGATGATCGTGTAAAAATGGTTTCTGTTGGGCATGTGTCCAATGCGCTAGGCAGTATCAATCCGGTTGAAAAAATTATCGCACTTGCTCATGCAACGGGTGCGAAAGTGACGGTAGATGGCGCTCAGGCAGTGAGTCACTGGGCGGTAGACGTGCAAGCACTGGATTGTGATTTTTATGCTTTTTCTGCACATAAATTATTTGGCCCGACTGGATTGGGTGTGCTGTACGGCAAGCGCGAGTTACTTGAGGCTATGCCACCGTATCAAGGTGGCGGCGAGATGATTGAAACCGTCAGTTTTGCAGGAACCACGTTTAATCAGTTGCCCTATAAATTCGAAGCCGGTACACCGGATATTGCTGGCGCAATTGGTTTTGGCGCGGCGATTGATTATCTCAACAGTATTGATCGCAAGGCAGCGGCGGCACACGAACAAGCTCTGCTCGCTTATGCGGAAGAAAAAGCCCGTAATACATCCGGCATCAAACTGATTGGCACATCTGCCAATAAAACCAGTGTGATGAGTTTTATTTTGGAAGGTGCACATCCAGCAGATGTAGGTGTCTTATTGGATAAGCAGGGTATTGCTGTACGCACGGGCAATCACTGTGCCCAGCCTATTATGGATCAGTATGGAATTCCCGGCACAGTGCGCGCGAGTTTTAGTTTTTACAACACCTTTGCTGAGGTTGATCGCTTGTTTGCGGCGATTGAAAAAGCAAAAACATTTTTATTGTGA